Proteins encoded within one genomic window of Couchioplanes caeruleus:
- a CDS encoding glycosyl hydrolase, producing MAAGREPKVAHRRPILAFVVAAVVAATTAAIPATAASADPAWLKRLFTQEFEEDFQRTAQGFTPNHWPNSSGQQARWVLSKGEGVRDSAGVAGGAQRFRVENRPEGADVHLVNPHSFVRGQAYRVQFMARAERTTKVDLFLRRDVRPFTPDASKTIEVTREWKSFTFQGTYTAAVAGSFRIGLQETGVDVFIDRYAVFRVTGSDRIAPIDIPAGMDATEQTTLVHDVDFEGEYTHGRYARGWQPNDPSNRADAFEAGPETRAGYFVDGTTSQRFKRETYVADNKVLESRAELYYSFTCQPKKKYRVTAHLRADQGQTEVPAQFGVRRAPEPYTFLTVRNLKLGGSWQPVEMDVVCVQRAGTGIQLRLTVGQVDKNIYIDDLTVSEVHDNPAHPVGTGVVSDNLFGIHSPLMHNPNWRWPALGQHVVRLWDTNTAWRFLEKDQDVWPWDDGQYGKRLDQTFMKKLIQTRNTLDPKLKIVYTMGETPNWASSKPDTPNFAAAPPKNDEDWKDYVRTVARRYKGEIDVYELWNEPDAGPRADGRSFYSGTPERMAQLARLARDVLDREDEEAILVSPGITTGGVSWLDRFLAAGGAEAVHGVGFHWYFGTNPENVGYIDNIRDVMRRHGIEHKKLWNTEGSSSNCVGGVGPCLNDKVAVCLKDGACDAAFCAAEPGNCREVNAVERRSAVARALLLMAGRGVENFNFYTLEGSHDAKLLESAATSDYTTPSEEGRGYSAAADWLRGGKVLQSYIIRDDIYVLRIQQGAQQHSVLWTTGEGVRVRLPQQWNAGQATTLAGTRVDISADRELDLGLEPVKIAS from the coding sequence GTGGCTGCAGGAAGAGAACCGAAGGTCGCGCATCGTCGACCGATACTGGCATTCGTCGTCGCCGCCGTGGTGGCCGCGACGACCGCGGCGATTCCGGCGACCGCGGCGTCAGCCGATCCGGCGTGGCTGAAGCGGCTGTTCACCCAGGAGTTCGAGGAGGACTTCCAGCGAACGGCACAGGGATTCACTCCGAACCATTGGCCGAACAGCAGCGGCCAGCAAGCCCGCTGGGTCTTGTCGAAAGGTGAGGGCGTCCGCGACAGCGCCGGAGTGGCCGGCGGCGCCCAGCGTTTCCGGGTGGAGAACCGGCCCGAAGGCGCCGACGTCCACCTGGTGAATCCCCACTCGTTCGTGCGGGGTCAGGCGTACCGGGTCCAGTTCATGGCGCGAGCGGAACGGACCACCAAGGTCGATCTGTTCCTGCGCCGGGACGTCCGGCCCTTCACGCCGGACGCCAGCAAGACGATCGAGGTGACCCGGGAGTGGAAGTCGTTCACCTTCCAGGGCACCTACACCGCGGCTGTCGCAGGATCGTTCCGCATCGGGCTCCAGGAGACCGGCGTCGACGTGTTCATCGACCGGTACGCCGTCTTCCGCGTCACCGGCTCCGACCGGATCGCGCCCATCGACATTCCCGCCGGCATGGACGCGACGGAGCAGACCACGCTCGTTCACGACGTCGACTTCGAGGGGGAGTACACCCACGGCCGGTACGCGCGCGGCTGGCAGCCGAACGACCCCTCCAACAGGGCGGACGCGTTCGAGGCCGGCCCCGAGACCCGCGCCGGCTACTTCGTCGACGGCACGACCTCGCAGCGGTTCAAGCGCGAGACCTACGTCGCCGACAACAAGGTGCTGGAGAGCAGGGCCGAGCTCTACTACTCGTTCACCTGCCAGCCGAAGAAGAAGTACCGCGTCACCGCACATCTGCGGGCCGATCAAGGGCAGACCGAGGTGCCGGCGCAGTTCGGGGTGCGCCGGGCCCCGGAGCCTTACACCTTCCTCACCGTACGTAACCTCAAGCTCGGCGGATCTTGGCAGCCGGTGGAGATGGACGTCGTCTGCGTGCAGCGCGCCGGAACGGGCATCCAACTGCGGCTGACCGTCGGGCAGGTCGACAAGAACATCTACATCGACGACCTGACCGTCTCCGAGGTGCACGACAATCCCGCCCACCCGGTGGGCACCGGCGTGGTCTCGGACAATCTGTTCGGCATTCACAGCCCGTTGATGCACAACCCGAACTGGCGGTGGCCCGCGCTGGGACAACACGTGGTCCGGCTCTGGGACACCAATACCGCGTGGCGCTTCCTGGAGAAGGACCAGGACGTCTGGCCCTGGGACGACGGCCAGTACGGCAAGCGGCTCGACCAGACGTTCATGAAGAAACTGATCCAGACCAGGAACACGCTCGATCCCAAGCTGAAGATCGTCTACACCATGGGGGAGACCCCGAACTGGGCCAGCTCCAAGCCCGACACTCCGAACTTCGCCGCGGCGCCTCCGAAGAACGACGAGGACTGGAAGGACTACGTGCGTACCGTCGCCCGCCGGTACAAGGGCGAGATCGACGTGTACGAGCTCTGGAACGAGCCCGACGCCGGCCCTCGTGCGGATGGTAGGTCGTTCTACAGCGGCACCCCCGAGCGCATGGCCCAACTCGCCCGGCTGGCGCGCGACGTGCTGGACCGGGAGGACGAGGAAGCGATCCTGGTCAGCCCCGGCATCACCACCGGCGGCGTGAGCTGGCTCGACCGGTTCCTTGCCGCCGGCGGCGCGGAGGCCGTCCACGGCGTCGGATTCCACTGGTACTTCGGTACAAACCCGGAGAATGTGGGCTACATCGACAACATCCGTGACGTGATGAGGCGGCACGGCATCGAGCACAAGAAGCTGTGGAACACCGAGGGCAGCTCGTCCAACTGCGTCGGCGGGGTCGGACCCTGCCTCAACGACAAGGTCGCGGTCTGCCTCAAGGACGGCGCCTGCGACGCCGCATTCTGCGCGGCGGAACCCGGCAACTGCCGGGAAGTCAACGCCGTCGAACGGCGCTCCGCCGTCGCCCGGGCACTGTTGCTCATGGCCGGTCGCGGCGTGGAGAACTTCAACTTCTACACCTTGGAAGGAAGCCACGACGCCAAGCTGCTCGAGTCGGCGGCGACATCGGACTACACCACGCCCAGCGAGGAGGGCAGGGGATACAGCGCCGCCGCCGATTGGCTTCGCGGCGGGAAGGTGCTTCAGTCGTACATCATCAGGGACGATATTTACGTGCTGCGCATCCAGCAGGGCGCACAGCAGCACTCCGTCCTGTGGACCACCGGCGAAGGCGTGCGCGTCCGGCTTCCGCAACAGTGGAACGCCGGGCAAGCCACCACGCTGGCCGGCACGCGGGTCGACATCTCGGCCGACCGGGAACTCGACCTCGGACTCGAACCGGTGAAGATCGCCTCCTGA
- a CDS encoding alpha/beta fold hydrolase gives MSEGFARHGDVRIAYEVEGPTGGEPLLLIMGLGLQMLFWPEDFRALLTKHGFRVARFDNRDVGLSSHLDSLRPPSPADLLLRRKSGYALADMAGDALAVMDALGWESAHVAGVSLGGMIAQTVATNHPGRVRSLTSISSTPSPRVGRPRPSAMAALLRRPATGREAAARHIVEIFRVIGSPAYPRDEKWLRETARRSYDRAHDPAGVRRQLAAVVSAKDRRPALRRLRLPALVLHGAADPLIRLPGGVATARAIAGAKLVTHPGMGHDLPNALQGNIAAEIAALARGSSSGEPHPD, from the coding sequence ATGAGCGAGGGTTTCGCCCGGCACGGTGACGTGCGGATCGCGTACGAGGTCGAGGGCCCGACCGGCGGCGAGCCGCTGCTGCTGATCATGGGCTTGGGCCTGCAGATGCTGTTCTGGCCGGAAGACTTCCGGGCCCTGCTGACGAAGCACGGCTTCCGGGTCGCCCGGTTCGACAACCGAGACGTCGGGCTGTCGAGTCACCTCGATTCGCTGCGGCCGCCGTCGCCTGCGGATCTCTTGCTGCGACGCAAGAGCGGGTACGCGCTGGCGGACATGGCCGGAGACGCCCTGGCGGTGATGGACGCCCTGGGATGGGAAAGTGCCCACGTGGCCGGAGTGTCGCTGGGCGGGATGATCGCGCAGACTGTGGCGACGAACCATCCGGGCCGGGTCCGGTCACTGACCTCGATCTCCTCGACCCCGTCGCCCCGGGTCGGGCGCCCCCGGCCGTCCGCGATGGCGGCGCTGCTGCGGCGCCCGGCCACCGGACGCGAGGCCGCCGCCCGGCACATCGTCGAGATCTTCAGGGTGATCGGGTCACCCGCCTACCCCCGCGACGAGAAATGGCTGCGGGAGACGGCCCGGCGCAGTTACGACCGCGCTCACGACCCTGCCGGGGTCCGGCGTCAGCTAGCGGCGGTCGTGTCCGCGAAGGACCGGCGCCCCGCCCTGCGCCGGCTCCGGCTACCGGCGCTCGTCCTCCACGGTGCCGCCGACCCGCTGATCCGTCTTCCCGGCGGGGTGGCGACCGCGCGCGCGATCGCCGGCGCCAAGCTGGTCACGCATCCCGGCATGGGTCACGATCTGCCGAACGCCCTGCAGGGGAACATCGCCGCCGAGATCGCCGCGCTGGCGCGCGGGTCCTCCAGCGGCGAGCCGCACCCGGACTAG
- a CDS encoding ATP-binding protein translates to MTGGARPVEGELVSPQPAAVEPIVLLSQHFTEMQVSSLRSRVSTAVAESGLFGELAEGFVLAAHELVTNAVRHGGGVGHLELRLRADELTCEIVDNGGQADGLPVRLAAPEQTGGRGLWLAHQLTGTLLLTQRPDGVTASVTACLTPAPVIRSAGTLRAKDTMQRNEDR, encoded by the coding sequence GTGACAGGTGGTGCTCGACCGGTCGAGGGCGAGCTGGTCAGTCCGCAGCCGGCGGCCGTCGAGCCGATCGTGCTGTTATCCCAACATTTCACCGAGATGCAGGTGAGCTCGCTGCGGTCGAGGGTGAGCACGGCGGTCGCCGAGTCGGGGCTGTTCGGCGAGCTCGCCGAGGGTTTCGTGCTGGCGGCGCACGAGCTGGTCACCAACGCGGTGCGCCACGGCGGCGGCGTCGGGCACCTTGAGCTGCGGCTCCGCGCCGACGAGCTGACCTGCGAGATCGTGGACAACGGCGGCCAGGCCGATGGCCTGCCGGTGCGGTTGGCAGCACCCGAGCAGACCGGCGGCCGGGGGTTGTGGCTAGCACACCAGCTCACGGGCACGCTGCTGCTGACCCAGCGTCCCGACGGCGTCACGGCCTCCGTCACCGCCTGCCTCACCCCGGCACCGGTGATCCGGTCAGCGGGCACCCTGCGCGCCAAGGACACCATGCAAAGGAACGAGGATCGGTGA
- a CDS encoding sensor histidine kinase: MTPPSEMTRRWHGTAAALLVFGAMALFTIGMDVANARAGTPTGDLGPRWPSLLAGLPQAVIGVLLLRTHPRHAVAWLLVASGVAWLLDAVCATWLRYATQVHPVLPGAAVSAWIVDRFGSLLLPLTAAMVIVFPDGRLPGSRPWRWLAVTGLALSLLWPLIALTAPFAVLSRLTGTPLPPGEMISPDVPALPLPFVVWQVLGAIGRPAMYACMLVPFAVTLHRYRHADPVRRAQIRWLLWAVLVALALPLATLSVAGTIGEITLTAPFGLVAIAIAVAITRHRLYDIDRLLPATLVYSALGGSFLLLDAVVVTIAGSWIGERDAALAAMAFIAAAYALVRDLLWRWARRLLFGRRADAGTVATLARRLETAADVQEQLEELTRTLAAAFRLGFVSVQVNRLDGTRLTVTSGEGDGGLLTLPIAYRGEPIGQLIVRRRDQVRIGEGDQRLLGDLVRQAAAAARATDINASLRRARTSLVLGREEERRRLRRDLHDGLGPSLGAIALRIETARNLAERSPQAVDVMLRDAAGDIGAVLDEIRRVVYDLRPPALDELGLVRAIRQQADRMRGPGLDVEVEATSLTALPAAVEVAAYRIVSEALINVVRHAAATSCTVTLVQSTDDAALTVEIRDDGRGIAPEIAAGVGLISLRERAAELGGHCSVEGPPDGGTVVRCHLPLTELTAIVPSTDELRTAHAAT; encoded by the coding sequence GTGACCCCTCCATCCGAGATGACGCGAAGGTGGCACGGCACGGCCGCGGCGCTCCTCGTGTTCGGGGCCATGGCGCTGTTCACGATCGGAATGGACGTCGCGAATGCTCGCGCCGGAACTCCGACCGGTGATCTGGGGCCCCGCTGGCCGTCATTGCTGGCGGGTCTTCCCCAGGCTGTCATCGGCGTTCTGCTCTTGCGCACCCATCCGCGGCATGCCGTCGCCTGGCTGCTCGTGGCCTCCGGCGTAGCGTGGCTGCTCGATGCCGTCTGTGCGACATGGCTGCGGTACGCCACGCAGGTTCACCCGGTGCTGCCCGGTGCCGCGGTATCGGCGTGGATCGTGGACCGGTTCGGCTCGCTGCTCCTCCCCCTGACGGCGGCCATGGTGATCGTGTTTCCCGACGGGCGGCTGCCCGGAAGCCGGCCCTGGCGGTGGCTGGCCGTCACCGGGCTCGCCCTGAGCCTCTTGTGGCCGCTCATCGCCTTGACGGCGCCCTTTGCGGTGCTCAGCCGGTTGACCGGCACTCCCCTGCCCCCAGGGGAGATGATCTCGCCGGACGTGCCGGCTCTACCGCTGCCGTTCGTCGTGTGGCAGGTGCTGGGGGCGATCGGTCGCCCCGCCATGTACGCGTGCATGCTGGTCCCGTTCGCCGTCACACTCCATCGGTACCGCCATGCCGATCCGGTGCGCCGGGCCCAGATCCGCTGGCTGCTGTGGGCGGTGCTCGTCGCCCTGGCACTGCCGCTCGCGACGCTCTCCGTTGCCGGCACCATCGGAGAGATCACGCTGACCGCCCCGTTCGGACTGGTGGCGATCGCGATCGCGGTGGCCATCACCCGGCACCGGTTGTACGACATCGACCGGCTCCTGCCGGCAACTCTCGTCTACAGCGCCCTGGGTGGATCGTTCCTCCTGCTCGACGCGGTCGTCGTCACGATCGCCGGAAGCTGGATCGGTGAACGCGACGCCGCCCTCGCCGCGATGGCGTTCATCGCGGCGGCGTACGCACTCGTCCGCGATCTGCTGTGGCGGTGGGCGCGGCGACTGCTGTTCGGCCGCCGCGCCGATGCCGGCACCGTCGCCACCCTGGCCCGCCGCCTGGAGACCGCCGCGGATGTGCAGGAACAGCTCGAGGAGCTGACCCGCACCCTGGCTGCGGCGTTCCGCCTCGGCTTCGTGTCGGTGCAGGTGAATCGGCTTGACGGCACCCGATTGACCGTCACGAGTGGCGAGGGCGATGGCGGACTGCTCACGCTGCCGATCGCCTACCGTGGCGAGCCGATCGGACAGCTCATCGTGCGGCGACGCGACCAGGTGCGGATCGGCGAGGGTGACCAGCGACTGCTCGGCGACCTCGTCCGGCAGGCCGCCGCCGCGGCCCGGGCCACGGACATCAACGCCTCCCTTCGCCGAGCCCGCACGAGCCTCGTGCTCGGCCGCGAGGAGGAACGCCGTAGGCTGCGCCGCGACCTGCACGATGGGCTGGGCCCGTCGCTGGGCGCCATCGCGCTTCGCATCGAGACGGCCCGCAATCTGGCGGAGCGTTCACCGCAGGCAGTCGACGTCATGTTGCGCGACGCCGCCGGCGACATCGGAGCGGTCCTCGACGAGATCCGCCGTGTCGTGTACGACCTGCGTCCGCCTGCGCTGGACGAGCTGGGGCTGGTCCGCGCCATACGCCAACAGGCCGACCGGATGCGCGGGCCGGGTCTCGACGTGGAGGTGGAAGCCACATCGCTCACCGCCCTGCCCGCCGCGGTCGAGGTGGCCGCCTATCGCATCGTTTCGGAAGCGTTGATCAATGTGGTTCGGCACGCCGCCGCGACCTCCTGCACGGTGACGCTTGTGCAGAGCACCGATGACGCCGCGCTCACAGTCGAGATCCGCGATGACGGGCGCGGCATCGCTCCTGAGATCGCGGCCGGGGTCGGCCTCATCTCGCTGCGCGAACGCGCCGCCGAGCTCGGCGGTCACTGCAGTGTCGAGGGTCCTCCGGATGGAGGAACGGTAGTACGGTGCCATCTCCCCCTGACGGAGCTCACCGCGATAGTGCCGTCGACCGACGAGCTCAGGACCGCCCATGCCGCCACCTGA
- a CDS encoding response regulator: MPPPDEPVRVLLVDDHPVYRDGLAMLLDSVPAIDVIGTAEDGAAAVALAADLQPDVIVMDILMPILDGVEATRQITAQSPHIAVIALTMADGDATLFAAMRAGAIGYLLKGARQDQIIRAIVAAAHGEAIFGPTIARRVTEFFAAAPAAITSLAFPHLTPRENEVLRLIADGLNNNQIADRLQLSPKTVRNTVSNIFAKLHVVDRAEAILRAREGGLGR, from the coding sequence ATGCCGCCACCTGACGAACCCGTGCGGGTTCTCCTTGTCGACGATCATCCCGTCTACCGTGATGGCCTCGCCATGCTGCTCGACTCGGTACCGGCCATCGACGTCATCGGCACCGCCGAGGATGGCGCGGCCGCGGTCGCTCTCGCCGCCGACCTGCAACCGGACGTCATCGTCATGGACATTCTCATGCCCATCCTCGATGGAGTGGAAGCAACGCGCCAGATCACGGCCCAGAGCCCCCACATCGCCGTCATCGCACTGACGATGGCCGACGGCGACGCCACCCTGTTTGCCGCGATGCGCGCCGGGGCGATCGGATATCTGCTCAAGGGCGCCAGGCAGGATCAGATCATCCGGGCAATCGTCGCCGCCGCCCATGGAGAGGCGATCTTCGGACCGACGATCGCTCGCCGTGTCACCGAGTTCTTCGCCGCAGCACCCGCCGCGATCACCAGTCTGGCCTTCCCACACCTGACGCCCCGGGAGAACGAGGTGCTGCGGCTCATCGCGGACGGCCTGAACAACAATCAGATCGCCGACCGACTACAACTGTCACCCAAGACGGTTCGCAACACCGTGTCCAACATCTTCGCCAAGCTGCATGTCGTCGACCGGGCCGAGGCCATTCTGCGAGCCCGCGAGGGAGGCCTGGGCCGCTGA
- a CDS encoding acyl-CoA dehydrogenase family protein, whose protein sequence is MKRQLYTADHDAFRETVRTFLAKEVLPHYARWEEDGIVSREVWRAAGRQGLLGLAVEEQYGGGGNPDFRYSAVLAEEFARAGTPGLALVLHNDMVGPYLTSLATEEQKQRWLPGFCSGEIVTAIAMTEPGAGSDLQGIRTGAEDHGDHWLLNGSKTFISNGVLADLVIVVARTTPEGGARGLSLLVVERAMAGFERGRNLDKIGQRAQDTAELFFRDVRVPKENLLGTLNGAFLHLMTHLAQERLVIAVAAIAGAEHLLELTMAYVKEREAFGRELARLQHVRFQIAEMATECAVTRTFLDRCVADHVNGDLDAVHASMAKWWATELHKRVADRCLQLHGGYGYMTEYPVAKAFTDSRVQTIYGGTTEIMKELIGRSLLA, encoded by the coding sequence ATGAAGCGCCAGCTCTACACCGCCGACCACGACGCCTTCCGGGAAACCGTCCGTACCTTCCTCGCCAAGGAGGTCCTGCCGCACTACGCGCGGTGGGAGGAGGACGGCATCGTCTCCCGTGAGGTGTGGCGGGCCGCCGGACGGCAGGGACTGCTCGGCCTCGCCGTCGAGGAGCAGTACGGTGGCGGCGGCAATCCCGACTTTCGCTACAGCGCCGTACTCGCCGAGGAGTTCGCTCGCGCCGGCACGCCCGGCCTCGCCCTGGTGCTGCACAACGACATGGTCGGTCCGTACCTCACCTCCCTTGCCACCGAGGAGCAGAAGCAGCGCTGGCTGCCCGGCTTCTGCAGCGGCGAGATCGTCACCGCCATCGCCATGACCGAGCCCGGCGCCGGCTCGGACCTGCAGGGGATCCGCACCGGCGCCGAGGACCACGGCGACCATTGGTTGCTCAACGGCTCCAAGACCTTCATTTCCAACGGCGTTCTCGCCGACCTCGTGATCGTCGTGGCGAGGACCACCCCCGAGGGCGGTGCCCGCGGCTTGTCTCTGCTCGTGGTCGAGCGCGCCATGGCGGGCTTCGAGCGGGGCCGCAACCTCGACAAGATCGGTCAGAGGGCCCAGGACACCGCCGAGCTCTTCTTCCGCGACGTGCGCGTGCCCAAGGAGAATCTGCTGGGCACGCTCAACGGCGCTTTCCTCCACTTGATGACCCACCTCGCCCAGGAGCGGCTCGTCATCGCCGTCGCTGCCATCGCCGGCGCCGAACACCTCCTGGAACTCACCATGGCGTATGTCAAGGAGCGCGAGGCGTTCGGACGCGAGCTCGCTCGTCTCCAACACGTGCGCTTCCAGATCGCCGAGATGGCCACCGAGTGCGCCGTTACCCGCACCTTCCTCGACCGTTGCGTCGCCGACCACGTCAACGGCGACCTCGACGCCGTCCACGCCTCGATGGCCAAGTGGTGGGCGACCGAACTCCACAAGCGCGTCGCCGACCGTTGTCTCCAGTTGCACGGCGGATATGGGTACATGACCGAGTACCCGGTCGCGAAGGCATTCACCGACAGCCGCGTACAAACCATCTATGGCGGTACGACCGAGATCATGAAGGAACTCATCGGCCGGTCCCTGCTCGCCTGA
- a CDS encoding M23 family metallopeptidase, whose protein sequence is MVTARPRTWVRRRSAVFAVLGLGLIAAAAILVPMLRPPGPRPAFQLPVPCGEAWTLGTYPGHDDYDVDLFPTKGEAWGQPVLASASGTVTEAGINGTVGGRTPDNPDGPRGRGGGYWVKIDHGRRWTTLYLHLLEPPLVHEGQRVQPGDQLGRVGSTGDSGAPHLHYEQHRGFEKVETYFNGAPSGITRDDREYSVSLRSNNCRAGASETDQRK, encoded by the coding sequence ATGGTGACAGCTCGTCCGCGCACCTGGGTACGCCGCCGCAGCGCCGTCTTCGCGGTCCTGGGACTCGGCCTGATCGCTGCCGCCGCGATCCTCGTGCCGATGCTGCGGCCACCCGGGCCTCGCCCCGCCTTCCAGCTTCCTGTGCCGTGCGGCGAGGCCTGGACGCTCGGAACCTACCCCGGACACGACGATTACGACGTGGACCTGTTTCCCACCAAGGGCGAAGCATGGGGTCAGCCGGTACTCGCGTCCGCCTCGGGCACTGTCACCGAGGCCGGGATCAACGGGACCGTGGGCGGGCGCACTCCGGACAATCCGGACGGCCCTCGCGGCCGGGGCGGCGGCTACTGGGTGAAGATCGATCACGGCCGTCGGTGGACGACGCTGTATCTCCACCTGCTCGAACCGCCGCTGGTTCACGAAGGGCAGCGCGTGCAGCCAGGCGACCAGCTCGGCCGCGTCGGCAGCACGGGTGATTCCGGCGCACCGCATCTGCACTACGAACAGCACAGAGGCTTCGAAAAGGTCGAAACCTACTTCAACGGCGCGCCGTCGGGGATCACTCGCGACGACCGCGAGTATTCGGTCTCCCTTCGGAGCAACAACTGCCGCGCCGGCGCCAGCGAGACCGATCAGCGGAAATGA
- a CDS encoding STAS domain-containing protein, with the protein MNTNLTWQYQIRTDAGHRIVTLSGEIDMIGVERLQELLQDAVRSAELVTVDIAGVGFIDSTVISALVAARNAAHRIGRRFTVINPATHVRRVLHMTGVLDNLTIPHPRRP; encoded by the coding sequence GTGAACACGAACCTGACCTGGCAGTACCAGATCCGTACCGACGCCGGTCATCGCATCGTGACCCTGTCCGGGGAGATCGACATGATCGGCGTCGAGCGCCTGCAGGAACTGTTGCAGGACGCCGTTCGAAGCGCCGAGCTCGTCACGGTCGATATCGCCGGCGTCGGGTTCATCGACTCCACCGTGATCAGCGCTCTGGTCGCCGCCCGTAACGCCGCGCACCGCATCGGCCGCCGGTTCACGGTGATCAACCCCGCTACGCACGTACGCCGGGTCCTGCACATGACCGGCGTCCTGGACAACCTGACCATTCCGCACCCCAGGCGTCCCTGA
- a CDS encoding AraC family transcriptional regulator: MDTTAMLQAAGIPPGLLELDRARVSTEQFARLIRLLWDTLDDELLGLAAAPHKVGTFAMMCHAVVHCPDLRSALRRTGDFYRLFPDGPQPDLAESGDEASMSFVAGVDDPDHFLAETALVVWHRFAGWLIRRRISLRRVEFAYPSPPHALEYELLFGAPCVFEAGRTAAVFDVALLDEPVLQDEAGLRAFLRRAPADVLARIDYGSTVAARVRRVLSQSLPDRLPGQDEVAARLSVSAQTLRRQLAAEETSFQQVRDQLRRDVAVAALTGGRFPIEQLSAQLGFSEPSAFHRAFKRWTGSTPRSYQPG, from the coding sequence GTGGACACCACAGCGATGCTGCAGGCGGCCGGCATTCCGCCCGGGCTGCTGGAGCTCGACCGCGCCCGGGTCTCGACCGAGCAGTTCGCCCGGCTGATCCGACTGTTGTGGGACACCCTCGACGACGAACTTCTGGGCCTGGCCGCCGCGCCCCACAAGGTCGGCACGTTCGCGATGATGTGCCACGCGGTCGTGCACTGCCCGGACCTGCGGTCGGCGCTGCGCCGCACCGGGGATTTCTACCGCCTCTTCCCGGACGGCCCCCAGCCGGACCTGGCCGAGTCCGGCGACGAAGCGTCGATGAGCTTCGTCGCCGGGGTCGACGATCCGGACCACTTCCTGGCCGAGACGGCGTTGGTGGTGTGGCACCGCTTCGCCGGCTGGTTGATCCGGCGCCGGATCAGCCTGCGTCGCGTCGAGTTCGCCTATCCGTCCCCGCCGCATGCTCTGGAGTACGAGCTGCTCTTCGGCGCTCCCTGCGTCTTCGAGGCCGGGCGCACCGCGGCGGTCTTCGACGTCGCTCTGCTCGACGAGCCGGTGCTGCAGGACGAGGCGGGGTTGCGCGCCTTCCTGCGCCGTGCCCCGGCCGACGTGCTCGCCCGGATCGACTACGGCAGCACGGTGGCCGCCCGGGTACGACGGGTGCTGAGTCAGTCGCTTCCGGACCGGCTGCCCGGACAAGACGAGGTGGCCGCCCGGCTGTCGGTCAGCGCGCAAACCCTGCGTCGGCAACTCGCCGCCGAGGAAACCTCCTTCCAGCAGGTACGCGACCAGCTCCGCCGCGACGTGGCCGTTGCCGCTCTGACGGGAGGGCGGTTCCCCATCGAACAGCTCTCCGCGCAGCTCGGCTTCTCCGAGCCGAGCGCCTTCCATCGGGCGTTCAAGCGGTGGACGGGATCGACGCCGCGCTCGTACCAACCGGGCTGA
- a CDS encoding CaiB/BaiF CoA transferase family protein, with protein MTDAAATPTGPLDGVRVVELAGIGPGPFAAMLLADLGADVVRVDRPGGVGLAVDPACDLTNRNKRSVLIDLKTEDGRRRILDMVDRADVLLEGYRPGVAERLGVGPEDCLARNPRLIYGRITGWGQTGPLARAAGHDIGYLAITGTLGMLGPDPDGPPTIPANLVGDYAGGSLYLVIGILAALRHAREHGEGQVVDAAIVDGAAHLTTMIHGMLAAGGWQDRRGVNLLDGGCPFYGTYRTSDGEYLAVGALEQRFYDEFARLLGLGDIASARHDVDRWPELRSAVAERFRARTRAEWTAVFEGTDACVAPVLSLREAFTHPHLAARGTFVEHAGMVQPAPAPRFSATPGAVRTGPARPGADADEVARDWVVPSLNSENREPCA; from the coding sequence ATGACCGACGCGGCAGCCACACCCACCGGTCCACTTGACGGCGTGCGGGTGGTGGAGCTCGCGGGTATCGGTCCCGGCCCGTTCGCGGCCATGCTCCTTGCCGACCTGGGCGCCGACGTCGTGCGCGTCGACCGGCCCGGTGGCGTCGGATTGGCCGTCGACCCGGCGTGCGACCTGACCAACCGCAACAAGCGTTCCGTACTGATCGACCTCAAGACCGAGGACGGCCGACGGAGGATTCTCGACATGGTCGACCGGGCCGATGTGCTGCTCGAGGGCTACCGGCCGGGCGTCGCCGAGCGCCTCGGCGTCGGGCCCGAGGACTGCCTCGCCCGTAATCCCCGGCTGATCTACGGCCGGATCACCGGCTGGGGCCAGACCGGGCCGCTCGCCCGCGCCGCCGGTCACGACATCGGTTACCTCGCCATCACCGGCACGCTCGGCATGCTCGGCCCAGATCCGGACGGGCCACCCACGATCCCCGCCAATCTGGTCGGGGACTACGCGGGCGGCTCCCTCTACCTCGTCATCGGAATCCTGGCCGCTCTGCGGCATGCGCGCGAGCACGGCGAGGGCCAGGTCGTCGACGCCGCCATCGTCGACGGCGCCGCCCACCTCACCACCATGATCCACGGCATGCTCGCCGCCGGTGGCTGGCAGGACCGCCGCGGTGTCAACCTGCTCGACGGCGGCTGCCCTTTCTATGGGACATACCGGACCTCCGATGGTGAGTACCTGGCCGTGGGCGCCCTGGAACAGCGGTTCTACGACGAATTCGCCCGACTGCTCGGCCTCGGGGACATCGCCTCGGCGCGGCATGACGTCGACCGCTGGCCCGAGCTCCGGTCCGCGGTCGCCGAGCGGTTCCGTGCCCGCACGCGAGCGGAGTGGACGGCGGTCTTCGAGGGCACCGATGCCTGCGTGGCCCCCGTCCTGTCGCTGCGCGAGGCTTTCACCCATCCGCACCTCGCTGCCCGCGGCACGTTCGTCGAGCATGCCGGAATGGTCCAGCCCGCCCCGGCGCCCCGCTTCTCCGCCACCCCCGGCGCGGTCCGCACCGGTCCGGCCCGGCCCGGCGCCGACGCCGACGAGGTCGCCCGCGACTGGGTCGTACCGTCCCTGAACTCCGAGAACCGGGAGCCTTGTGCATGA